AAGCACAGCGGTGGAAACAGTACACACCACCAATTCTGCCCCTTGCCCTCACCCAGCGTGACCCGTACAGCCTCGTACTCCCCGGCCGGATACACTGTGCCACCGTATAATTTGGTCGGAAAAGGAACCACACCCAGCTCCACTTTATAGGAATATTGAATGCCTCGTTTCTCTAGCTCCGATCCAACCAGCGTATTAAGCTCCGGTAAATGGGTTCTAATTAAAGAGCGTGCCTGCTCTAAGCTCTGTGGGTCCTCAAGTGCAGTTACCCACTGGTTCATTTGCTCCACGATTTTATCGCGGATTTGCCGCTTCACTAGCTGATCCTGCGTTCCGTCCGAATTCGCCAAAATACGCAGCCGGATGGAATCCTGTGGAATAGATACTTCGGCTACTGCGGCATCGGTTTTTTGACCTTCCCAGGCCATTATAACAATCATAAAAAAACAAATTAAAATGGCAGTATACTTAAAAGTCACGCGTAAGGAATCTCTTTTATCCATATGATTATCGTTCATTTGTCGCAGCCCCTCTCCTCTTAACACTCATGCTAGTAGTATGTCCAGAGATGAGAGACTGCAAACCTATGAATCTATTAAATCTATAACTTCACTGCAAGCCCATTAGGCAACTGCAAATCATCCTCAACATCCCGTCCATAAAGATGCACACTCATTACAATCCCCATGCAGGCCATATTGATTAAAAGTGACGTACCTCCATAACTGATGAATGGAAGTGTAATTCCAGTAAGCGGCATTAGGCCGATAAACGCTCCAATATTCTCTAGGATTTGATATAGCAGCATAGCCGTAATCCCAATAATTAAAAACGGACCACTGCGCTCCCTACTCTCTAGAGCAATCAGTATCATCCGATGGAGCAAAATAAAGAAGAGCAACAGAAGCAGCGCTGAACCCACGAACCCAAACTCCTCCGCAATCTGTACGAATATGGCATCTGAATAGGTATACGGAACACGGTTACTCTGAACAGAGCTACCCTGCATATATCCCTCTCCACTCATCCCCCCGGAGGCGATAGCCATTTTGGCATTTCTCGTGTGATAGCTTGCATCATCGGACGCCAAATCAGGTACGAGCCAAGGATCAAAACGATCCACTAAATGTTTTCTGCCAAGAGTCTCCTCAAAAAAATGTACCGCTTCATCATGATAGTGAATATAGCTCATAATTCCTGCAAGACCAAGTCCGCCAACTATAATTAGCCCGATGAGGGCATGTGAAATTTTGATATTCCCGATCCATAGAAGGCCGATCAAAATAACAATGTAACTTAGCGCATTCCCCAGATCATTCTGCACAATAACTATAGTAAAAGGGAACAACGTAAGAAGCACTAGCGGGACGACTCCCTTCCAGAAGGTTAGCGTGGACCCTTGTCTACGGGCCAGAATGGACGCCAACAAAGGATCAATATCAACTTAAACAGCTCCGCAGGTTGAAAGCTAAGACCACCTATTTCTAGCCCCAATTGGGCACCATTCTTTACCTTACCAAAAAAACTAACTGACACTAGCAGACCTATACCCAAGATATAAATATAAAGTGCATATTTAACAAATATCCTATAGTCCACAAAGGTGAGTACAAAGAAAGCTACAAATCCTAAAAAATAGTATTTAAGCATTTGTAGATGGAAGCCATCCAATTTCTGAAGTAATCTTCCACTAGTCACACTGTATATAGAAAAAATACTAATGACCATCAGCATAACTAGAACAATAATAATCACGTTATCGATCTTCTTGAACTTCTCAAGCATACGTAAGCCCCTTACTCTATTAAGGTTCCAACCGCCCTCACCCGAGGAAAGTCGCTCCCTTCTATTGTAGAGCATTCGAGAATATAATTCCAAATTTATGTAATGCATCTGAAATTAGAGATTCAATTGATCAGAGGACAGACATCTCCATGAAAATCAAAAAAAACCGCCAGTTCCCATCCTAAAAAGATGAGGTTCTGACGGTTTTATTGTGATTTCGTGATTATACCTGTTTGGCGGCTGCATAAGGAGTAGGCTTAGGTAAATCTTCCTCTACATCTTGACCGTGCAGACGTACGCTCATCACCAGCCCGATGCTTGCCATATTGATAAGAAGCGAAGTTCCCCCGAAGCTGATGAACGGCAGCGTAATTCCGGTGAGCGGCATTAAGCCGATAAACGCGCCGATATTCTCAAAAATCTGATACAACATCATCGCGACAATACCGACAATCAGAAATGGACCCGCTCGATCTCTGGATTCTAGCGCAATCAGAATCATCCGGTGAATTAGGATAAAATACAGCAGTAGCAGCACCGCCGCCCCCACAAAACCGAATTCTTCGGCAATTTGCACGAAAATAGAGTCCGAGTAGGTGTATGGTACACGATTTGCTTGAACCGAATCGCCTTTCATATAGCCATCTCCACTCATTCCTCCAGAGGCAATAGCAATTTTAGCATTGGTGGTATGATACTTAGCCTTTTCTGTTGCTTTGTCCGGAACTAGCCAAGGATCGAAACGTTCAATCCAGTGCGATCGGCCAATATCATTAAGGAACGTTTTAATTTCGTCATGATAATGAATATAACTCATAATTCCGGCAATCGCAGAGCTTGCTATAATCACCAGCCCGATTAATGCGTGAGTGTACTTAATATTGCCAATCCACAACAGACCCGCAAGAATCACAATGTAAGACAAGGCATTACCAAGGTCATTCTGTGTAAGGACAATAAGAAACGGAAATAAGGTTAAGAGGCCCAGCGGCACAACATCCCGCCAAAACAAAAGCTTACTCTTATTCTTACGGACGAGCATAGCTGCCAGAAATAGAATCAATATCAACTTAAACAACTCGGCAGGCTGAAGGCTCAGTCCTCCAGGGAGGGACAACCAGCCTTGGGCATTATTTTTGGTCTCGCCCAAAAAGCTGACGAGGATCAGTATACCTATCCCAAATAGATAAATATACAGCGCGTATTTCACTAAAATTCTGTAATCCAAAAAGGTCATTCCAATAAATGCAATAAATCCAATAACATAATACATCATCATACGGATATGATGTCCGTCCAGCTTTTCTCTTCCATGAGTCACACTATATATGGAGAAGATGCTGACAGTCATGAGTAATAACAGAACGACTACGATAGCACCATCAATCTTTTTAATCTTCTGAAGCACGTTCTGCCTCCCTACTCTATATCTAGGCTTTCTTTTATGATTCACCAAGAAGTCCGGTTAAATTCTATTGTAAAGGAAGACGGATTGAAAATACAATTTTACTACCTCGGATAACATGAGCCACTGCACAGAATACAGTATTACCGCGCTATACCTAGCACATGACGCGGAATTCCAGCCAGATCATTAATGGTGATGATCTCCGTCCAATGGCCTGCCGCCTCAAGGAATGCAGCGACTTGCTCGGCTTGGCCAAAGCCAAGCTCAAAGCCGATCAGGCGCGGCAGTGCCGGGAGCAGCGCCATCTGCTCCATCATGCGGCGGTACGGGTCCAGCCCGTCCGCTCCGCCATCCAGCGCAGTGCGCGGCTCGTGGTCGCGCACCTCACGCTGCAACCCGGCGATATCCTCGCCGGGGATGTACGGCGGGTTGGAGACGAGAATATCCGTCTCCATTCCCGCGAACGGCTCGAGCAAATCGCCGAGCCGAAAATCCACGGCTGTGCCGTTGCGCAAGGCATTGCGCTCGGCCACAGCCAAGGCCGCCGGCGAAATATCGCCGGCGCAGACCCGCCACGCCGGCGCTTCGGCCGCCAGCGTGACGGAGATCGCTCCGCTGCCGGCGCCGATATCGACGGCGGTCAGTGGCCGTGCGGCGCGTACGTTCTCCGCGTCGCCTTCGGTGCGGGCGGCATCGCTGCCCGCACGATCATGTGCTGCTGCTAGCGAAGCAGCACCTTCTTCCTGCGCCGCTTTGCTCGGCGCAACCGTGCCGTCCGGCCAGAGCTCCGCGCCGTACCGCAAAATCGCCTCGACGAGCAGCTCCGTCTCCGGCCGCGGAATCAGCACATCAGGCGTCACTTCAAAGGGACGCCCGTAGAACTCCTGCTCGCCGATGATGTACTGCACCGGCTCGCCCATGCTCCGGCGGGTAACTCCCGCCTCCCATGCTTCCTTGACCGCAGCTGGAAAAGGATCCGCCAGCGCCATATAATACGCCGCTCCCGACAAGCCAAGCGCATGCTCAAGCAGTAATTGCGCACTGCGCTGCGGTTCATTACAACCGCTCTGGCTCAAAAAAGAAGAAGCCTCCGCAAAGGCTTCCCGGATGCTTTTCACTTCCGACATGACAAATACGCCATCGTTCAAAGCATTATTCTCCATTGTCCATACTATCCATCAAATCAGCTTGTTCAGCGATCGAAAGGGCCGAAATAATTTCAGTGATTTCTCCGTTCATAATCTGCTCCAAACGGTGCAGTGTCAAGCCAATGCGATGATCTGTAACCCGGCTCTGCGGGAAGTTATACGTCCGAATACGCTCACTACGATCACCAGTACCTACTTTACTCTTCCGTTCACCAGCATACTTCGCTTCCTCTTCCTGCCGTTTCAGATCCGAAATACGGGCACGAAGCACTTGCAGTGCTTTTTCCTTATTGGAGTTCTGTGACTTACCGTCCTGACAGGTAGCAATAATGCCCGTAGGTACATGGGTTACACGTACTGCAGACTTGGTCGTATTTACAGACTGTCCGCCTGCACCACTTGAACAGAAGGTATCCACACGAATATCTTTATCATGGATCTCAATCTCAAATGCCTCAGCTTCCGGCATCACCGATACTGTAGAAGTAGAGGTATGAATACGTCCACCGGATTCAGTCGCTGGGATACGTTGTACGCGATGCGCACCACTTTCGTATTTCAGCTTACTGTATGCACCCCGGCCGTTAATAAGGAAGATGACCTCTTTAAATCCACCAAGGTCACTCGTGTTGGCATCCATTAGCTCCACGCGCCAGCCTTGTGCATCTGCATAACGAGTGTACATCCGGTAAAGGTCGGAAGCGAATAATGCCGCTTCATCTCCACCCGCTGCACCACGAATTTCGACGATTACGTTCTTATCATCATTCGGGTCTTTAGGTAGCAACAATACGCGTATTTTCTCTTCCAGTTCAACCTGACGTTTGGAAAGGTCGTCAATTTCCATTTTGACCATTTCCTTCATCTCATCATCAAGCTTTTCGCCTTGCATTTGCTTAGCAGCTTCAAGCTCTTGCATTACATTTTTATATTCAGTATACGCCTCAAATGCAGGCTGTAGGTCTGATTGTTCTTTGGAATAATCCCTCAGTTTCTTACTGTCGTTTGCAACATCCGGATCACAAAGCAGTTCACTGAGCTTCTCATAGCGGTCCGCCAGGGATTGCAATCGGTCCAACAAGGGAATTCACCTCTCCTAGTTCAATTTCAAATACGCAAATAAAACGATTAAAAAGCACTGTCATAAAAATAGATATACGACTTTATATTATACCAAAGATATTGCGAAATGGCTACACTTCCGCACGCACAATAACTTAATAAATGACTTATATTTTAAAAAGGACCATCCCAGCAGTAGATACCCTCTACCGACTGAGATGACCCTCTTATCATTCGTACGCTTCAGTCCTCTTAAACGTTGAAACGGAAATGCATAACGTCGCCGTCTTGCACCAAATATTCTTTACCTTCAAGACGCAATTGACCACGTTCTTTCGCACCATTCATAGAACCTGCTGCCAAAAGATCTGCGTAAGCCACTACCTCAGCACGGATAAATCCACGTTCGAAATCCGTATGAATCACACCTGCAGCGCCAGGTGCTTTGGTTCCGCGACGAATGGTCCACGCGCGAACTTCCTGAACGCCTGCTGTGAAGTAAGTATACAAGCCTAGCAGCTTGTAAGCCGCTTTGATCAGACGGTTCAGACCAGATTCTTCAAGCCCAAGTTCTTCTAGGAACATCGCTTTATCTTCGCCCTCAAGCTCAGCAATTTCAGCTTCTACCTTAGCGCTAATCGGAACAACTTCAGCACCCTCAGTTGCTGCAAATTCACGCACTTGCTGCACATAAGGATTATCCTCTGCACTTGCTACTTCATCTTCGCTTACATTCGCCGCATACAGCACTGGTTTCAATGTTAACAAATGAAGATCGCGGATAATAAGCTTCTCGTCTTCATTCAATTCCACACTACGTGCAGGTTTGTCTTCATAGAGGGCTTCTTTGATGCGTTCAAGCAGTTCAACTTCTTGAGCGTATTTCTTCTCGCCGCCTTTGATGTTCTTACGGGAACGCTCAATCCGTTTCTCAATGCTCTCAAGGTCAGCAAGAATCAGCTCCAAATTGATGGTCTGAATGTCGCTGATCGGGTTTACTTTTCCATCAACGTGTGTAACGTTCTCATCTTCAAAGCAGCGAACCACATGAACGATAGCGTCCACTTCACGAATATGAGCTAGGAATTTGTTACCTAGTCCCTCACCTTTACTTGCACCGCGCACAAGACCAGCAATATCAACAAATTCAAAAGCAGTAGGTACAGTCTTGTTAGGTTGTACCAGCTCAGTCAGTTTATCAAGACGTTCGTCCGGAACTTCAACGACACCAACGTTAGGGTCAATCGTGCAAAAAGGGTAGTTTGCGGATTCTGCTCCCGCTTGCGTTATCGCATTAAACAATGTGGATTTTCCTACGTTAGGAAGACCGACGATTCCAGCTTTCAAAGCCATTTATATGACAACTCCTATTTTCAGCTAAATTGATCATCCGAATAAGTTATACGATCTAAACCATTATATATTAGAACATATTCTCCAGCAACACCGGATGTCTTGTAGATGTGTCAATCCAGCCTTATCCAAGCGCACCAATTCATTGGGAACCCGCAAGTTCCAATACCTTTTGCAAATGCTGCAAGACCTTCCGATGCTGAATACACAGAGCTGTCTACCAGCAAATAGATCTTTCCTTTAAAGCCCACAGGATGAATAGGTTGCAGAATATCATCCATTTTAGTGTAGCTATTAAACATGGTGGTCGCTTCAGGCGGGATATTCGGTAACTGATCATCCTTGATGTTCGCAATAGGCTGTAGATTTTCGATAATTTGACGCGCCTGCATAAAGACCTCGGAGTATTCGCCCCCTCTATAAAGTAAATATGTATTATAAATGACAGGATTATTAATTAACTGCGGGACAATAAGACCATGCCAGCAATCACTGTTTCCTCCACCGTTTCCTCGGATATCGAGGATTAGTGTTTTGTAATCCTTTACTTCCATTAAAAAGTCGCAGATTTCCCAACTATCAAGGAGGGGCTAGTTCTCCTCAATAATCTTCCACATGTAATCAAGCTGCAGAAACAACCACCGGTAATACAAACCTTGGTCTGACTTTATTCCCCCTTTTAATACTCTTTATAATTGAATCCATTTTTCAGGAATTTATTTAATAATCATATTTTTCTATTAATCCTAATTCAAATATATTTATCACAATTTTTTACATAATATTTCTAAAGAACAACTAAAAAAGACCTCTCTCGAGGTCTCCATTTATAGCACTATAGATCTTTTGACATCGTAATGTCGGTTACGGTATATCCCATTTTTTTGTAAAGCTCAAAT
The window above is part of the Paenibacillus sp. FSL K6-0276 genome. Proteins encoded here:
- the ychF gene encoding redox-regulated ATPase YchF; translated protein: MALKAGIVGLPNVGKSTLFNAITQAGAESANYPFCTIDPNVGVVEVPDERLDKLTELVQPNKTVPTAFEFVDIAGLVRGASKGEGLGNKFLAHIREVDAIVHVVRCFEDENVTHVDGKVNPISDIQTINLELILADLESIEKRIERSRKNIKGGEKKYAQEVELLERIKEALYEDKPARSVELNEDEKLIIRDLHLLTLKPVLYAANVSEDEVASAEDNPYVQQVREFAATEGAEVVPISAKVEAEIAELEGEDKAMFLEELGLEESGLNRLIKAAYKLLGLYTYFTAGVQEVRAWTIRRGTKAPGAAGVIHTDFERGFIRAEVVAYADLLAAGSMNGAKERGQLRLEGKEYLVQDGDVMHFRFNV
- the spoIIR gene encoding stage II sporulation protein R; amino-acid sequence: MNDNHMDKRDSLRVTFKYTAILICFFMIVIMAWEGQKTDAAVAEVSIPQDSIRLRILANSDGTQDQLVKRQIRDKIVEQMNQWVTALEDPQSLEQARSLIRTHLPELNTLVGSELEKRGIQYSYKVELGVVPFPTKLYGGTVYPAGEYEAVRVTLGEGKGQNWWCVLFPPLCFIDAGSGDAAAPATNKGAKTVSATSADSGAKVKPAVGTAVQADSSAGDVPAAESAEPEVRFFVWELLQNLWNWICGLWS
- a CDS encoding S41 family peptidase, with protein sequence MEVKDYKTLILDIRGNGGGNSDCWHGLIVPQLINNPVIYNTYLLYRGGEYSEVFMQARQIIENLQPIANIKDDQLPNIPPEATTMFNSYTKMDDILQPIHPVGFKGKIYLLVDSSVYSASEGLAAFAKGIGTCGFPMNWCAWIRLD
- a CDS encoding HemK/PrmC family methyltransferase, giving the protein MSEVKSIREAFAEASSFLSQSGCNEPQRSAQLLLEHALGLSGAAYYMALADPFPAAVKEAWEAGVTRRSMGEPVQYIIGEQEFYGRPFEVTPDVLIPRPETELLVEAILRYGAELWPDGTVAPSKAAQEEGAASLAAAHDRAGSDAARTEGDAENVRAARPLTAVDIGAGSGAISVTLAAEAPAWRVCAGDISPAALAVAERNALRNGTAVDFRLGDLLEPFAGMETDILVSNPPYIPGEDIAGLQREVRDHEPRTALDGGADGLDPYRRMMEQMALLPALPRLIGFELGFGQAEQVAAFLEAAGHWTEIITINDLAGIPRHVLGIAR
- the prfA gene encoding peptide chain release factor 1 — protein: MLDRLQSLADRYEKLSELLCDPDVANDSKKLRDYSKEQSDLQPAFEAYTEYKNVMQELEAAKQMQGEKLDDEMKEMVKMEIDDLSKRQVELEEKIRVLLLPKDPNDDKNVIVEIRGAAGGDEAALFASDLYRMYTRYADAQGWRVELMDANTSDLGGFKEVIFLINGRGAYSKLKYESGAHRVQRIPATESGGRIHTSTSTVSVMPEAEAFEIEIHDKDIRVDTFCSSGAGGQSVNTTKSAVRVTHVPTGIIATCQDGKSQNSNKEKALQVLRARISDLKRQEEEAKYAGERKSKVGTGDRSERIRTYNFPQSRVTDHRIGLTLHRLEQIMNGEITEIISALSIAEQADLMDSMDNGE
- a CDS encoding FtsW/RodA/SpoVE family cell cycle protein — translated: MLQKIKKIDGAIVVVLLLLMTVSIFSIYSVTHGREKLDGHHIRMMMYYVIGFIAFIGMTFLDYRILVKYALYIYLFGIGILILVSFLGETKNNAQGWLSLPGGLSLQPAELFKLILILFLAAMLVRKNKSKLLFWRDVVPLGLLTLFPFLIVLTQNDLGNALSYIVILAGLLWIGNIKYTHALIGLVIIASSAIAGIMSYIHYHDEIKTFLNDIGRSHWIERFDPWLVPDKATEKAKYHTTNAKIAIASGGMSGDGYMKGDSVQANRVPYTYSDSIFVQIAEEFGFVGAAVLLLLYFILIHRMILIALESRDRAGPFLIVGIVAMMLYQIFENIGAFIGLMPLTGITLPFISFGGTSLLINMASIGLVMSVRLHGQDVEEDLPKPTPYAAAKQV